The following are encoded together in the Clostridium sp. BJN0013 genome:
- a CDS encoding metal-sensing transcriptional repressor, translating to MRQCMDAGNLHRRLNKIMGQIKAIDKMVDEDIPCEDVLIQINAAKSALHKVGQVVLEGHLNHCVREGIEHGDADKTIADFAKAVEHFSRMS from the coding sequence ATGCGCCAATGCATGGATGCAGGCAATCTACATAGAAGACTGAATAAAATTATGGGACAGATAAAAGCTATTGATAAAATGGTTGATGAAGATATTCCCTGTGAAGATGTTTTAATTCAGATCAATGCTGCCAAGAGTGCTTTGCATAAAGTAGGTCAGGTGGTTTTAGAAGGCCATTTAAACCATTGTGTCAGAGAAGGTATTGAACATGGAGATGCTGATAAAACAATAGCAGATTTTGCCAAGGCTGTAGAGCATTTTTCAAGAATGTCATAG